AAcgttttaaaaataacaaatgttGCTACACAGTTTTATGGTGCCGGAATAAAAAGAGACGAATGAAAGCGTTTATTTTGAATGCGCACTCTTGCAGCGGTTTCCTGTGCGCCGgcagcctttttttttacttccgcATGCAGCCACTGAAAGCTGATTGGATAATGTTAGCACACAGAGCGTCCTGATTTCAGCGTGTCTTCCTGTCtcctcatttaaaaaaacaatacccAAACATACGGTATCCACAAATACGcgacataaataaaaacatttaaacactcacTTGATGGAGGAAATCTGAGCAGTTTTGCTTATTTTCAGCAGTAAactttttatttgtattcaagttcttgtatttacatttttaaacgACAGTATAATGAAGAATTGTCTGCGGAGgtacagctgtttgttttgcttaatTTCTGTGTACCTAATTAGTTGCTTTTGATTATAATGTAGCAACATATCATACAAGATCATGCAATCCGTTaccctttttatttaattttcagCCCAATGGTTGCACCTtagctactgtaagacaaagGGGCAGTGATTTACAGCATCGCCCACTGAATGACACCATTACACAGCAAATCAGTAAAAAACCTGAGACTCACATGAGGCACTTAACATTAACAAAGATTCAGCTCATGGCTTTACCACAAAACAATAGCTTCAAGTTTCCTTTGTAATATATGTAAGGCTtaattttcacatttaattacaaaactaaaaataggcaacatacagtaagtctgtTCTACTTGTGTGTTTATAGGTGACATTTGATATTGGTATAGTGTTTGACAGATCATATGTCTATGTCTCACTGTTATCACAACTATCATTATCTTAGCGACTAATCGGTTACCAAACCAGTCCGAGGTGCAGAGCTCCATGTGAGgttccatgtactgtacacatctTCAGAGCGGCCTAACAGGGCAGCATGTCTGGGTCCTGCCTACGCTTATGATGGCCTCCAGACAACAGTAAGAGCCTGTCCAGCCTGACCAGTTCACTTCCCAATGGGGTTGACAGTCGGCTGCCAAACACCTGGCTGGTGGTGTTGGGGATGCGATCAGAGTAAAGTGGCACATAGCTGGGTAGAGGCTCCACCGACTTCAGCTGTCCCTGCACAGCCACAGGGGGAAAGCTGGAGTCAAGTTCAGCTACACAGTGAAAAAAACATGACTTTTACCTCAACTTCTTGAGGGATGAATGAGGAATAATTCACCtttatacacatacagtatggttCTTACCACACAttcaaaataacatttaaatggGTATTTAAAATATAGACAAAGCAAGTTTagataatgaaaaaaataccTTCTAGACACATTTCTTACAGTGTCAGAAATGTCTAGACTGTTATTGTACAGTCACATGCAGTCTTACCATCTGATCATAGTTCATCAAGAAGTTCCAGTTCTTCTCCCTGTGGACCATAAAGCTTAACTGATGTTTAATTTCCTTTGATTAAAAATAGTTTTCAATCAACCTGACAGAAGTTGTTCACTTACGACTTAGCCTTGACTTGGCACTCACCATTCCCGGattcctctcctctcattcCAAACCAACTCTTTCCACATCTGGTCCTGTTTAACGGAATCTATTTTATCAAGATCCTGTTCCATGGACacagtttttgctttgttgtggCGCGTCCTGTCTGCGGTTGGCTGAGATTTTACAGGCCTGGTTCCGTTGGATCGTTCCGGTAACCGGTAGCCGGCAGAGGACACGCGTCGGATGTTGTTCAGTTCCATTGTGCTGAGATGATCAAATGGAAATGTAGcggttaaataataaaatagttaaAAAGCAGATGTGAGGAACGTTTACCGCCCGAGCTCAGAGCATGTATCTGACTAAAGCAATCGCTGCCAGCGGATTTGTTTACGTCTCCGTGGAAACGGTGATGGGGCAATTATAGCGCGCACTGAATCTGAAAAGGGAATAATACCTAACATTGTGTGAAACAGGGAACAATTGACTTACGCGCGACTAGACAAACTTAACAAATTGCTGTAGACTGAGAAACTGATTTGTTGCATTTAAAATGAGGTAAAAAGTAAGTTAACTAAGAACAAACGTCTTTAAACTTTAGACAATTTGCCAAGACAATCAAGAATGATGAAAGACCAGGCTAAGTCAACAAATTGACGTAAAGAACAAGAAATGTTTAGCGGACAAGTAAAGTACATAATACCAACAAACCTTTAAAAAAACGTTTTATATAAGATTGTATCTGAGGAAACGATTAGTTGAACCAGAATTAGTACATAATATCGTCAGCCGGAAGTGCATGATAGTCGTCTTATTGTGAAACGCATTTATTCACCGGATGTATCCTCCGTGCAACGCGGACTTGACGGAAATTAGATCCGCTATAGGCGTTCTAGTCATTTTCCCCATGAGCGAATTGGAAGAAGGAGAAAGGTCAAGGTAACGTTTATATTTTGATTCATTTCCCCCTTCCGAAGTTGCAGTTGTTTTTATTGCTATAAAGTGCGCGTTGAGGTGCAGGAGGCGGGAGCGTTAAATACTCCCGGTAACGTTACCGTCACACCGGACGAGCTAACGCGGAGCTACTCACCTGTCCGGCCAACTTTTCCCAACGAGGCCAGTGGCTGCTAACTGCCCGTCGATGCTGGACGCCAGCCACGGTGTGTGCGGCGTCTGTCATCAGTCATTAAGCCCGAGCCGGCTCGTAGACATATGCTAGCTCGctaacagctactgtacctgtgagCTATCTAGGTTAAATATCAG
Above is a window of Betta splendens chromosome 22, fBetSpl5.4, whole genome shotgun sequence DNA encoding:
- the c22h2orf50 gene encoding uncharacterized protein C2orf50 homolog, with the protein product MELNNIRRVSSAGYRLPERSNGTRPVKSQPTADRTRHNKAKTVSMEQDLDKIDSVKQDQMWKELVWNERRGIREWEKNWNFLMNYDQMGQLKSVEPLPSYVPLYSDRIPNTTSQVFGSRLSTPLGSELVRLDRLLLLSGGHHKRRQDPDMLPC